In Oryza sativa Japonica Group chromosome 2, ASM3414082v1, the following are encoded in one genomic region:
- the LOC9268497 gene encoding uncharacterized protein, translating to MASTSGPAKDQEGPVHGPQESTSSAAAAAAADASIPAPPEGAGDVSPPSPPPPPPPSSVQSRAHERAREQPGDGGRGADRSSSAAAAVDRKGKKKIGEDSSSPAPPDDREQAPRKEGRKKSDSPMKFLRSSILAIHGYAKKKLSDRKGKQPNYPNQTSKEIISKSPPHVGHKKVPIDKAFIHYFGNIHNALQHGYVPLHLAHLDTRYSELRPVRRDGEGFYRSFMFSYLEQVADRVDTREEDRLLDAVRKLATRAEHLQWASEFSRRCEVTSHLPYIRVMDHSLEFVVYLMVTNIQPFKFAVGQYYNEDKHNYLFLTLKTELLHTYSFMVCAPDPKSEMPSSLVVLTMEASQTCYASHVCSYPIIDDQHSAFETLIEKIKKLKCMSEQPTSAIRGELLLELFSSYDTTDDIFAFLRLAAAIWICTHKGLYGQRVTGLGEGVSLEDWCSTQVIPPRVHADHVTMSALSRALGVAVRVEDTLDGRKKDLMAAELQSITRASNPRFRGIEDMYCVARGTPRVTLVRMYSH from the exons atggcgtccacgtCCGGCCCAGCAAAAGACCAGGAGGGGCCGGTCCATGGGCCTCAGGAGTCCActtccagcgccgccgccgccgccgccgccgatgcttCGATCCCCGCGCCACCCGAGGGCGCCGGCGAtgtctctccgccgtcaccgccgccgccgccccctccctcgtCCGTCCAGAGCCGCGCCCATGAACGGGCACGTGAGCAGCCCGGAGATGGAGGCCGCGGCGCCGATAGATCGAGCTCCGCCGCTGCGGCGGTCGAccggaaggggaagaagaagatcgGCGAAGAttcttcttctccggcaccACCTGATGATCGGGAACAG GCGCCAAggaaagaggggaggaagaagtcCGATTCCCCGATGAAGTTTCTCAGGAGTAGCATTCTTGCGATTCATGGCTACGCCAAGAAAAAG CTTTCAGATAGAAAAGGAAAACAACCAAACTACCCCAACCAAACTTCTAAGGAAATAATTTCGAAATCGCCGCCTCATGTGGGTCACAAG AAAGTTCCTATTGACAAAGCCTTCATTCATTATTTCGGGAACATACATAATGCTCTCCAGCATGGATATGTTCCTTTGCATTTGGCGCATCTTGACACTCGTTATTCAGAATTAAGACCTGTACGTAGAGATGGGGAGGGTTTCTATAGGAGCTTCATGTTTTCCTACCTG GAGCAAGTTGCTGATAGGGTAGACACACGTGAGGAAGATCGCCTTCTTGATGCTGTTAGAAAATTGGCTACCCGGGCTGAACATCTTCAATGGGCCTCTGAATTTTCCCGGAGATGCGAAGTAACCTCTCACCTTCCCTATATTCGTGTAATGGACCATTCCCTTGAATTTGTAGT TTACCTGATGGTAACAAATATTCAACCTTTCAAGTTTGCAGTTGGACAATACTATAATGAAGACAAACATAACTATCTGTTTCTTACATTGAAGACTGAACTGTTGCACACATACTCCTTCATGGTGTGTGCACCTGATCCTAAGTCAGAAATGCCTTCCTCACTTGTTGTTTTAACTATGGAAGCTTCTCAGACGTGTTATGCTAGTCATGTTTGTTCATATCCGATTATTGATGATCAGCATTCT GCATTTGAGACGCTGATagagaaaataaagaaattGAAGTGCATGTCGGAGCAGCCAACATCCGCAATCAG GGGAGAACTTCTCCTCGAGCTCTTCAGCAGTTATGATACAACAGATGACA TTTTTGCTTTCCTCAGGTTAGCAGCAGCTATCTGGATATGCACGCACAAAGGGTTGTATGGACAGCGTGTAACGGGGCTTGGAGAAGGTGTCAGTCTGGAAGAT TGGTGCTCGACGCAGGTTATTCCTCCCCGTGTGCACGCGGACCACGTTACGATGAGCGCCCTGTCGCGCGCACTCGGGGTGGCCGTCCGAGTGGAGGACACGCTTGATGGACGCAAGAAAGATCTCATGGCTGCCGAACTCCAGTCGATCACCCGAGCGTCGAACCCGCGGTTTAGGGGGATCGAAGATATGTACTGCGTTGCCCGTGGAACTCCCCGAGTGACCCTGGTTCGCATGTACTCTCACTAA
- the LOC136355262 gene encoding protein FAR1-RELATED SEQUENCE 5-like — protein sequence MDIVPMERIVVEEVEDSVLLPSLLSDPTILVPKIGQTFDEDSDGYAFYNLYARFTGFGIRRSKNRFKDGGVKSMQEFCCIREHTKHFRSHNFIDEGTKRNIKEMMDNGMTPTAMYGLVAGMHGGPSLTPFTRRALTRMAYAIKRDESIFGCALLREETVEAFKWLFETFTEAMHGKRPSAILTDNCHQMEVAIKAVWPETVHRVCKWHVLKNAKENLGNIYSKRSKFKEEFHRVLNEPQTEAEFEKAWKDLMEQYNLESSVYLRRMWGIRKRWAPAYFRELFFAKMSTTQRSESMNHVLKKYVKPSSSLNGFAKRYENFYNDRIEAEDAEEHDTYNEKVSTLTSSPIKKHASQVYTRGAFSRFKEQFKLSFSYMVNQTLDQHVLQLVHIGDDTLQSWGSKVFEVHVNMTEQELSCGCKLFEHLGIICSHIIRVLVQYGFTEIPKKYILKRWTKDARDCIPKHLEESYLNDKEAAASRTYRNTLLHKSILDLVRLGGTSAETYEKTVEVLTKLVGELKVMSNSQEANNNEIRRRGRTLGKKPAVESDDSSDSKDSMSDGICVGVEDDDGEDVSADEDFVVEDMIDVNEEDILPPEVRRSHGRPRSTRLMSKGETSSKAKKKKVGESTSNDESMNHAKERKQPTKQIRYCKLCGGHGHYRNTCGRKSSYERKK from the exons ATGGACATTGTTCCGATGGAAAG GATCGTAGTTGAGGAGGTGGAAGATAGTGTTCTGCTGCCTAGTTTACTTTCAGACCCAACCATTCTGGTGCCGAAGATTGGGCAGACCTTTGATGAGGACTCTGATGGCTATGCGTTCTACAATTTGTACGCTAGGTTCACTGGTTTTGGTATAAGGAGATCTAAGAACAGGTTCAAAGATGGAGGTGTCAAGTCCATGCAGGAGTTCTGCTGTATTCGTGAG CATACTAAGCACTTCAGGTCTCATAATTTCATTGATGAAGGGACAAAGAGGAATATTAAGGAAATGATGGATAATGGGATGACACCTACTGCTATGTATGGATTAGTTGCTGGAATGCATGGAGGACCGTCTTTAACTCCCTTCACAAGGAGGGCTCTAACAAGAATGGCATATGCCATCAAAAGGGATGAGT CAATTTTTGGTTGTGCCTTGTTGAGGGAGGAGACAGTTGAAGCGTTTAAGTGGCTTTTTGAGACATTTACTGAGGCTATGCATGGGAAGAGACCTTCTGCAATTCTAACAG ATAACTGTCATCAAATGGAGGTGGCGATCAAAGCAGTTTGGCCAGAAACTGTCCATAGAGTTTGCAAGTGGCATGTACTGAAGAATGCTAAGGAGAACTTGGGGAACATTTACAGTAAAAGAAGCAAGTTCAAAGAGGAGTTCCACCGGGTGTTAAATGAACCCCAAACAGAGGCAGAGTTTGAGAAGGCCTGGAAAGATTTAATGGAGCAGTATAATCTCGAGTCTAGCGTGTATTTGCGCAGGATGTGGGGCATAAGGAAACGATGGGCTCCAGCTTACTTCAGGGAATTGTTTTTTGCAAAGATGTCAACTACTCAAAGAAGTGAGAGCATGAATCATGTTCTGAAAAAGTATGTAAAACCATCATCTTCACTAAATGGATTTGCAAAGAGGTATGAGAATTTCTACAATGATAGGATTGAAGCGGAAGACGCTGAGGAGCATGACACATATAAT GAGAAGGTTTCAACATTAACTAGCTCGCCAATCAAGAAACATGCATCTCAGGTGTACACTAGGGGTGCCTTTTCTAGGTTCAAGGAGCAATTCAAGCTCAGCTTTTCATATATGGTTAATCAAACTTTGGATCAGCATGTTCTGCAGCTAGTACATATTGGTGATGACACCTTGCAAAGTTGGGGCAGTAAAGTTTTTGAGGTTCATGTTAATATGACAGAACAGGAGTTGTCATGTGGATGCAAGCTTTTTGAACACTTGGGAATTATATGCTCCCATATTATCAGA GTTTTGGTACAGTACGGTTTCACGGAAATACCgaagaaatacatcctgaagagGTGGACAAAGGATGCTAGGGATTGTATCCCAAAGCACTTGGAGGAGTCTTACTTGAATGATAAGGAGGCAGCAGCGTCGAGAACTTATCGCAACACCCTATTGCACAAGTCTATACTTGATTTGGTTAGGCTTGGTGGTACTAGTGCAGAAACATATGAGAAGACAGTGGAAGTTTTGACAAAGCTGGTGGGAGAACTTAAGGTCATGTCTAATTCGCAAGAAGCAAACAACAATGAAATTCGTCGCAGAGGAAGAACACTTGGGAAGAAACCTGCGGTTGAGAGTGATGACAGTTCTGACTCGAAGGATTCAATGTCTGATGGCATATGTGTAGGCGTTGAAGACGACGATGGAGAGGATGTTTCTGCTGACGAGGATTTCGTTGTTGAGGACATGATTGATGTAAACGAAgaagacatactccctccagaGGTTAGAAGAAGTCATGGACGGCCGAGGAGTACCAGGCTCATGTCAAAGGGAGAGACCTCTAGCAAGGCAAAGAAGAAGAAAGTTGGTGAGAGTACCTCCAACGACGAGTCAATGAATCATgctaaagaaagaaaacaaccaACAAAGCAGATTAGGTACTGCAAGCTTTGTGGTGGTCATGGTCACTATAGGAATACATGTGGTCGCAAGTCTAGTTATGAGAGGAAGAAGTGA
- the LOC4329481 gene encoding uncharacterized protein, with protein MEARRCRRRTASAAAAAARRRLCSLLALAGDYLKYLLTKRGRFLGRVARRSLAALLLSSGGGGKPCLATAPWPPCALAEREFSCSNSPSPAFLAARRLRSRLKRRAGAASCFGALRSPCGCGPSATEAADQEEEEEDEEVDQYGAWECGGGELIDVDYRAEEFINMFYEQLRAQSFHPPTVLQCRSP; from the coding sequence ATGGAGGCTAGGCGTTGCCGGCGCCGCACCGCCagcgcagcagcggcggcggcgaggaggcggctgtgcagcctcctcgccctcgccggcgactACCTCAAGTACCTCCTCACGAAGCGGGGCCGGTTCCTCGGCAGGGTGGCCAGGAGGTCCCTCGCCGCCCTGCTCCTGtcatccggcggcggcggcaagccatGCCTCGCCAcggcgccgtggccgccgtgCGCGCTGGCGGAGCGCGAGTTCTCGTGCAGCAACAGCCCCAGCCCGGCGTTCCTCGCGGCGAGGAGGCTGCGGTCACGGCTGAAGCgccgcgcgggcgccgcctcctgctTCGGCGCGCTCCGGTCCCCCTGCGGCTGCGGGCCGTCGGCGACAGAGGCGGCggaccaggaggaggaggaagaagacgaggaggTTGATCAGTACGGCGCGTGGgagtgcggcggcggggagctgaTCGACGTGGACTACAGGGCGGAGGAGTTCATCAACATGTTCTACGAGCAACTCAGGGCGCAGAGCTTCCACCCGCCCACTGTTCTCCAGTGCCGCTCGCCATGA